GAGTTCGCCGTCGGCGCGGCACTTCTGCTCCGCCGGCTGGACTCAGCCGGGCACGGCACGTTGACCGTGCACCGGTCGGCGTACGGGGAGCGGTCGGCGACCGAGGTGCCGGTGACGGTACTGGCCGAGGAACTGACCACGACGGCGCACGCGTTGGCCGCTCGGTTCGATGCCCGGAACGGCACCTCCACCAAGTCGAACTGGGTCGGCGAACACCTGGCGCTGGAGCCGATCGGCCCGTACCTGCCGCTGTCCGCCACCGCCGCACGCCAGGACGTCGGCCCGGTCGGGTCCACCGGCACGTCCGGTACGTCAGCCGGCGTCGATCCCCCGCCGCCCCCGCCCCCGGCAGAGACCCCGCCGCCAACCGCGCCGCCAACCCCGCCGCCAACCGCGCCGCCAACCGCGACCCGAACCGCGACCCGAACCGACCCGGGGGCGACCTCGCCCGATCTGGCGGCCGACGTACCACCGATCCGGCTGCTCGAACTGATCGAGGAACGGTGGCTGCGTCACCGACAGGACGATCACCTGGCGACGGCGCTGCGGACCTTCGACGAACGGTTCGCGGACGTGTCCCTGGACGCGTCGGTGCTGGCCCGGCGGGCCGAGTTGCGGGCCCTGCAACGGCACACGGTCGACGATGTCACCGGCGGGGTGACGGCGAACCGGGAGGCGATCGCGCTGCACCGCCAGGTTCCGGACCCGGTCCGGGAGCAGATCGTGGCGGGACGCCTGGGCGTGCTGCTGGCGCTCGCCGACGATCCGGCCGAGGGACTGTCACTGGCCCAGGGGTCGGCCGACTACCTGGCCGAGCACGGTGACGGGGTTGCCCGGGCCGGCGGATACGACCGGCTCTCGATCGTCCTGTTCAACCAGGAGCGGACGACCGAGGCGCTGGAGGCGGTGGACCGGGCGGCGGCCGAGGCTGCCGGTGTCGGGGACCGGTACCTGCTGGCCCGGATCGCGCTGCGCCGGACCCGTTTCCTGGATCTGCTCGGCCGACGGGTCGAGGCCAACGAGGCCGTACGGCAGGCCCGGGATCTGCTCCTGGACCTCGGCGGCCCGCCGGACTACCTCGCCACGGCCTGCCTGCGGTACGCGGACTCGGTCGAGGAGCCGGCCGAGGCGGTTCCGGCCTGGGACGAGGCGGTACGGACGGCGACGGACGAAACGGTGGTGCAGGCCCGCAGTCTTCGGGCCCGGGCACTGCTGCTGGTCGACCGTCCGGCCGAGGCGGTCGACGACCTCGTGGAGGCGGTCGCCCTCAGTGTGCGGTGGGGGATCGCGGACGGCGCGGCCCACCTGCGGTGGAAGCTGGCGGAGGCGTACCAGCGGGCCGGCATGTTGACGGAGGCGGCCGAGGCGGCCGAAGAGGCGATCGGTGAACTGAAGCGGCTCGGCCGGCAGGCCGACGCGGACTGCTGCCGGCACCTGCTCGCCGCCGTATACGCCGCGCTGCACGAGTACGACCTGGCCGTGGCGTTGCTCGACGAACTCGCCGCCAACCTGGACAGCCCGGACAATCTCGTCTGGCGGGGACGGGTCCTGGAGGAAGCCGGTGACCTGCTCTACCGGCAGGACCGGGACAGTCTCGCGGCGCAGCGGTTCGCGGCGGCGGCGACGGCGTACCGGCTCGCGGAGCGGGGCATCGACGAGTTGCGCACCTGGCGCCGGGAGGTCTCCGCCCAGATCTGGGCCCGTGATCCCGACGCGGCGTTGGCGGCGCTCGGCCGTGCGGACCGGGTGGCGGCGACCCTGGATCCACCGGATGTGGCGTCGCCGACCCCGACCGCCGACCCGGCGGTGTCGCTCGGCGAGCCGGCGGAGGACGCCGTTTCGGCCGCTGCCACGCTGCGCTGGGAGCGGGCGCTGCTGGCGGAGGCGGCGGCCCGCGCTCTGCTCGCCGTCGGTCGCCCGGAGGAGGCGTTGGGCCGGCTGCCCGGTGTCGCCGACGAACTCCGGTCGTTGGAGGCGCTCGGCGAGGCGCAGCACGTCGACCTGCTGACCGGCGAGCTGCTGGTCCGGTCGGATCGGCCGGCGGAAGCGGAGCCGCTGCTGCGGACGACGCTCGGTGTCGTGACCGAGCGCCCCGACCTGGCCTCCCGGGGTGCGTTGTGGCTTGCGGAGGCGTTGACCGCGCTCGGCCGGTACGAGGAAGCCACCGCCCTGCGCGCCGAGTACGCCCTCGACCCCGACCAGTGACGGTATGCCCGTTCGGGCCGATCGCGTCCCCGACCCGGGGCCGGTACGCGTCGCGGGCGGGTAACGGTCTGGCCGCTCGCGCCGGTCACATCCTCGACGCCGAGGCGTGACGACCTGGTCGCTGTCGGCTCCGGTTACCGGTCCGACCAGCGGCAGCGCCGGGGCGGGCCGGGTGGATCGGAGGGGCCTGGGGGTAAAGGGGCAGGTCGTCGGCGATTGACACCTGGCTAGGCTGGTCGGGTGACGGTGGAGGAGCAGGTGATGGGGGCGGAGGCCGGCGTGCCCGCCAGCGGCGTACGGCGGCGGCGGTCCCGCCGCGACGAGATCCTGGAGATCGCGGTCGGCCTGTTCGCGGCCCGCGGCTACCACGGGGTGTCGATGGACGACATCGGGTCGGCGGCGGGGGTGACCGGGCCAGCGCTCTACCACCACTTTGCCGGCAAGGAGGCGATGCTCGCCGCCGCGCTGATGCCGGTGAGCGACGGGCTGCTGGCCGGCGGTCGGCAGCGGGTCGCCGATCATCCGGAGCACGCCCGCGCGGCACTGGAGTCATTGATCGATTTCCATGTCGAGTTCGCGCTCGCCAACCCGGCGGTCATCGCGTTGCACCTGCACGAGCTGGACCGACTGCCCGAGGAGCCGCGTCGGCAGATCCGTCGGCTGCAACGGCTCTACGTCGAGGAGTGGGTGGGGGTGCTGACCGCGCTGCATCCGAAGCTGTCGGCCGGCGAGGCCCGGGTGCTGGCACACGCCGCTTTCGGTCTGATGAACTCCACGCCGTTCCTCGGCGGTGAGGTCGACCGAGAGCGCCGGGCCGCGCTGCTGAGGGCCGCGACCCTCGCCGCCCTGCTGGCCGATCCGGACGACTGAGCCCGGCGGACGACTGAGCGCCGATGCGCCGATGCGGACGGTTGAGCCCGGCGGACGACTGAGCGCCGATCCGGACGATTGAGCCCGGCGGACGCCGATACCACACCTGGAGAGGGACGCAACAGAACATGATCGAGTCGCTGCTCGTCGCAAACCGTGGCGAGATCGCTCGCCGGATCATCCGTACCGCCCGGCGGCTCGGTGTACGGACGATCGCCGTCTACTCCGAGGCAGATGCCGACCTGCCGTTCGTGCGTGAGGCCGACGAGGCGGTCTGTGTCGGACCGGCCAACCCGGCGCAGAGCTACCGCAACCCGGAGGCGATCCTCGCCGCGGCCAAGTCGACCAACGCCAGGGCGATCCATCCCGGGTACGGCTTCCTGTCGGAGAACGCGGACTTCGCCCGTACCGTCGAGGCGAACGGCCTGATCTGGGTCGGGCCCGGCGCCGACGCGATCACCGCGATGGGCGACAAGATCAACGCGCGTAACCTGATGGCGGACGCCGGGGTACCGGTCGCGCCCGGCACCACCGACCCGGCCGCCGACGTGGACGCGGCGCTGGCCGCCGCCGGGACGATCGGCTTCCCGGTCATGGTCAAGGCCGCCGCCGGTGGCGGCGGAATGGGCATGGCGGTCGCCGCCGACGAGGCCGGCCTGCGGACCGAGTACGACAAGGTACGCGCCTTCGCCGAGCGGATGTTCGGGGACGGCTCGGTGCTGATCGAGCGCTACTTTCCCCGGGTACGGCACGTCGAGGTGCAGATCCTCGGCCTGGCCGACGGCCGGGTGGTGGCGCTGGGCGAGCGGGAGTGCTCGGTGCAGCGGCGCAACCAGAAACTGGTCGAGGAGTCGCCGTCACCGGCCGTGTCGGCAGAACTCCGGAAGCGGCTGTTGGCCGCCGCGGTCCGGGCCGGCGAGGCGGTCGGCTACCGCAACGCGGGCACCGTGGAGTGCCTGCTCGATCCGGCCACGGGGGAATTCTTCTTCCTGGAGATGAACACCCGGCTCCAGGTCGAGCACCCGGTGACGGAGTTGGTCTACGGCGTGGACCTGGTGGAGGAACAGCTCCGGGTGGCGGCCGGACTGGCGCCCGGCTTCGACCCGGACGCGTTGACGGCGCGCGGGCACGCCATCGAGCTGCGGATCAACGCCGAGGACCCGAAGCGGTTCCTGCCGGGACCGGGCGCGGTGACCGCGTGGACCGAGCCGACCGGGGAGGGGGTCCGGGTCGATTCCGGGTACGCCCTCGGCACCACCGTCACGCCGCACTACGACTCACTGATGGCCAAACTCATCGTGTACGGCGCGGACCGGTCCGAGGCGATCGCAAGGGCCCGGACGGCGGTGGCCGGATTCGAGATCGCCGGTCCGAAGTGCAACCTGCCGTTCTTCTCCGAGCTGTTCGACAACTCCGAGTTCCTCGGCGGCGACTACGACACCGGTATCGTCGGCCGGATGCGGGCGAAGAAGTGACCGGCCGGGCGGAGCTGCCGAGCGTGGTGTCGATCCGTGAGGTCGGTCCGCGCGACGGTCTCCAGAACGAGGATCCGGTACCCACCGACGGCAAGGTACGGCTGCTCGACGCGCTGTCCCGGACCGGCGTACGCCGGATCGAGGCGGTCTCCTTCGTCCATCCGAAGGCGATCCCGCAGATGGCCGACGCGGACGAGGTCTGGGCGCGGGCGTCCCGGGCGTCCGGGGTCCGCTACTCGGCGCTGGTGCCGAACTCCCGCGGTGCGCAGCGGGCTCTCGCGGCCGGGTTCACCGAGATCGAGGTGGTGGTGTCGGCCAGCGACACCCACAACCGGCGCAACGTCAACCGGTCCACGGCCGAGTCGCTGGACGACATCGCCGGGCTGATCGACCTGCTGCACTCCGCCGGGGCGACCGCCGAGGTGATCGTGGCGACCAGCTTCGGCTGCCCGTACGAGGGGGACGTCGATCCGGCCCGGGTCGCCGGCATCGTGGACCGGGTGGTGGCGGACGGGGCGGACCGGGTGGCGTTCGGCGACACCACCGGGATGGCGACCCCGCGTCGGGTCCGGGAACTGGTCACCGCCGTTCGGGACCGGCAGCCCGACATCCCGGTCCTGCTGCACTTCCACAACACCCGGGGTACCGCGCTGGCGAACCTGCTCACCGCCCTCGAACTCGGGATCACCGAGTACGACGCCAGCGTCGGCGGCCTGGGCGGCTGCCCGTACGCCCCGGGGGCGAGCGGGAACGTGGCGACCGAGGAGGTCGTGCACATGCTGCACGACATGGGCATCGAGACCGGGATCGACCTCGACGCGCTGCTGGAGGCGGCGGCGCTGGCCGAGGAGCTGGTCGGCCGGGAGCTGCCCTCCGGAGTGCTCCGCGCCGGCCCCCGCAGCCGCCTGACGGCGGTGTAAGGAAGGGCCCCTTCTTATCGCTTTCTGTATAGGAAGGGCCCCCTCTTAACTCCCACCACTGCGTACGACGAAGGGGCCGGCGGGTTCGCCGGCCCCTCCGTCGCTGGCGCCCGCCCCGGGGGCAGGGGCGGGCGCCCCGGCTCAGCCGATCGGGGCGAGCACGGCCGGCCAGCTGTCCGGGAACACCTGGCTTCCGGTGCCACGGGCGTCCTCACCACTGACCCGGGTACCGGCGAAGAGGTTGGTCACCCGGCTCGCCTCCGCACTGCTCGGGTTCGGGTTGGTGCAGCTGGTGCCGGCGCTGCCACCGGACATCAGCAGGGAGCAGTTCCCGTTGTAGTTGTCCGGCAGCCCGAGGATGTGGCCGATCTCGTGGCTCATGATCCGCAGTGGGCTGTACTGCGCGGCCTGCCGGGTGTCGATGTAGACCCGGCCGTTGCCGAGACTGGTCCGTTGGGCGTACGAGCCACCGCCGGTGATCGAGTAGATCCGGAGGTTGTTGCCGCAGTTCGCCGAGAGCGTCAGGTTCGACGTGGCGTTGTTCCAGATCGAGGCGGCCTGGTTGGCGACGCCGGCGAAACTGCCCGCCTGGCTGGTGTTGTAGCAGATGGTCATGGCGGCGGACGCGGGCGACGGGTTGGCGATGGTGACGCCCAGGGTCGCACCTGCCGTCGCGACGAACGCGACGACGAGCCGGCTGATCCGTGAGGTCATGACTCACACTCCGATCCGGTTTTAAGGGGGTGCCAGCAGCATAATTATCGACAATTGTCAATTTCAACATCCTTTCCACATACGTGGTCGCTCGGTATGACGGTTGCTCGGACACGCGGAGCCTGGCCGTTGCGCCGGACGATCCAGCGCGAGGTCGACAACCGGGGTGGCCCGAAGTTGCCCGGATGCCGTAACCTAACGATCGTTCAGGTCAAGTCAGGCAAGGCGGGCTAGGGGGTCGGCGTGGCACTCGACGGAGCGGCACCCGGACAACACGGCGGGGCGGAGCTGGAACAGCTCGGCAAGCGGGTCCGGTCCGGCGGCGCGGAGAAGTACCACGCGGCCAACGCCGCCAAGGGCAAACTGTTCGCCCGCGAGCGCATCGCGATGCTGGTCGACGAGGGCTCCTTCGTCGAGGACGGCATGTACGCGAACGCGCTCGCCGACGGCCTTCCCGCCGACGGCGTGATCACCGGTTCGGCCCGCATCGACGGCCGGCAGGTCTGCCTGATGGCCAACGACTCGACCGTCAAGGCCGGCAGTTGGGGCGCGCGTACGGTCGAGAAGATCATTCGGATCATCGAGCGGGCGTACGCCGCCGGACAGCCGATGGTCTACCTGGTGGACTCGGCCGGCGCCCGGATCACCGACCAGGTGGACCTCTTCCCCGGCCGGCGCGGCGCCGGAAAGATCTTCTGGAACCAGGTCCGCGCCTCCGGCTCGATACCGCAGGTCTGCGCGCTGTTCGGGCCGAGCGCGGCCGGCGGCGCGTACATTCCGGCGTTCTGCGACGTGGTGGCGATGGTGGACGGCAACGCCAGCATGTACCTCGGCTCCGACCGGATGGTCGAGATGGTCACCGGGGAGAAGACCACACTGGAGGAGATGGGCGGGGCCCGGGTGCACTGCGCCGAGTCCGGGGTCGGGCACTTCCTCTGCAAGACCGAGGCCGACGCCCTCGACGTGGTCCGCCGCTACCTGTCGTACCTGCCGGCGAACTGGACGCAGCCGCCACCGGTCGCGCCGTCCGCCGCCGCGCCGGGCAACGTCGACCTGGCCGCGCTGGTGCCGGCGAGCGAGCGGCAGGCCTTCGACATGCGCCGGTACGTCAAGGGCCTGCTCGACGCCGACTCGTTCCTGGAGATCCAGGCGCTCTGGGCGAAGGAGCTGACCATCGGCTTCGGCCGGTTGAACGGCGAGGTCGTCGGGGTGGTCGCGAACAACTCGATGTTCAAGGGCGGGGTGCTCTTCGTCGACTCGGCCGACAAGGCGACCCGGTTCGTCCAGCTCTGCGACGCGTTCAACGTGCCGCTGCTGTTCCTCTCCGACGTCCCCGGGTTCATGGTCGGTACGGCGGTGGAGAAGCAGGGCATCATCCGGCACGGCGCCAAGATGATCACGGCGATCTCCGAGGCGACCGTACCCAAGATCTGTGTGGTGGTCCGCAAGGCGTACGGCGCCGGCCTCTACGCGATGGCCGGCCCCGGCTTCGAGCCGGACGCCACGATCGCGCTGCCCACCGCGAAGATCGCGGTGATGGGTGCCGAGGCGGCGGTGAACGCGGTCTACGCGAACAAGATCGCGGCGATCGCGGACCCGGACGAGCGGGCCGCCTTCGTCGCGGAGCGGCGTGCCGCCTACGAGCAGGACATCGACATCGTCCGGCTGGCAAGCGAACTGGTCGTCGACGCGATCGTCGAACCGGGTGACCTACGGCCGGAGCTGATCCAGCGGTTCGACGCCGCCCGGGGCAAGGACCGGCAGTTCTCCCGGCGCCGGCACGGCGTCACGCCCGTTTAACGATCAGGACCCGCTGCGGGCTCTGGAGCAGCAACCTCCCGCCGGCCGCCACGAGCGCTCCCGGTGGACCGACCGATCCGTATGGAGGAACCCATGGACTTCCGGCTCACCGACGAGTACGAGGCGCTGCGATCCAGTGTGCGGGAGTTCGCCCGCGAGGTGGTCGCCCCGGTCATCGCCGACCACTACGAGCAGCACACCTTCCCGTACGAGATCGTCGCGCAGATGGGCAAGATGGGGCTGTTCGGCCTGCCGTTCCCGGAGGAGCACGGCGGAATGGGCGGGGACTACTTCGCGCTCTGCCTCGCGCTGGAGGAACTGGCCCGGATCGACTCCAGTGTCGCGATCACCCTGGAGGCGGCCGTCTCGCTCGGCGCGATGCCGATCTACCGGTTCGGCACCGACGAGCAGCGGGCCCGGTGGCTGCCGAAGCTGCTCAGTGGCGAGGCACTGGCCGGCTTCGGCCTGACCGAGCCGGGCACCGGTTCGGACGCCGGCGGTACGGCGACCCGGGCGGTCCTGGACGGCGACGAGTGGGTGATCAACGGTTCGAAGGCGTTCATCACCAACTCCGGCACCGACATCACGGCGCTGGTCACCGTGACCGCGGTGACCGGGGTGAACGCCGACGGATCCAAGGAGCTGTCGAGCATCATCGTCCCGTCCGGCACTCCGGGCTTCACCGTCGCGCCGGGGTACTCCAAGGTGGGCTGGTGCGCCTCCGACACGCACGAGCTGACCTTCGACGACTGCCGGGTGCCGGCGGAGAACCTGCTCGGCCAGCGCGGCCGGGGCTTCGCCCAGTTCCTGCGGATCCTCGACGAGGGACGGATCGCCATCGCCGCCCTGTCGGTCGGGCTCGCCCAGGGCTGCGTCGACGAGTCGATCCGGTACGCGAAGGACCGACGCGCCTTCGGCCAGCCGATCGGCAACTTCCAGGCGATCCAGTTCAAGATCGCTGACATGGAGCGGCGGGCGTACACCTCGCGGCTGGCGTACTACGACGCGGCGGCGCGGATGCTGGCCGGCGAGGACTTCAAGCGGCAGGCGGCGATCGCCAAGCTGCACTCCAGCGAGTGCGCGGTGGACAACGCCCGGGAGGCGACCCAGATCCACGGCGGCTACGGCTTCATGAACGAGTTCCCGGTGGGCCGGTTCTGGCGCGACTCGAAGATCCTGGAGATCGGTGAGGGCACCTCCGAGGTACAGCGGATGATCATCGCCCGGGACCTGGGCCTCTGACGGTTCCCGGCCGGTCGGGCACCGGCGCCACCGTGGCGGGGGCGCCGGTCAGTCGGCGGCCAGCTCGGCCAGGGCCCGGACGGTCTTCCAGTTGCGGGTGGTCGACACCGTCCCCAACTGCTTCTCCAGGTAGGCGTTGCTGAACTTGGTCCGGCCGAACCCGTCCGGGTAGTGCAGGTAGATCTCCCGACCCGCGAGGGTGAACTCGGCGGTGTCCGTACCCGGCACGGTCAGTTCGGCCGCCTTGTCCGTCGCTGGTGCCCCGGCCAGGAAGGCGACCAGCAGCTTGGTCTCGTCGCGCTCCGATTTCAGGTACGGGTTCTCGGCGGCCAACGCCGCCAGCTCCGCGCCCGACCGAACCAGCACGGGTACGTCCACGCCCAGCTCGTCGGCGACGGCCTTCCGGATGGCGGTGGCGAGCCGATCCGGGCCCGGGGCGCCGCCCTTCCCCGCCCCCGGCTCTGCGCCGAAGACCACGTTTCCGCTCTGTAGATAGGTCTTCACGTCCTCGTGCCCGAGGTCGGTGACGATCCGGCGCAGGTCGGCCATGCCGATCCGGTTGCCCGAGCCGACGTTGATGCCGCGCAGCAGTGCCACGTACTGGGTCATGCCGGTCAGGCTAGTGCGGACCGGGTGGGCTGGACATGTTGCTAAGCAGGCTCTTGTAGACGCCGTACAACGACTCCAGACCTCCAGCGACCATCATGACCACGCCGACCTTTGACGGCGTGAAGACGAGAATCTCCTCGTCCGAGCCGAACAGCCAGAGCGCCAGCCCCACTACGACGGTGAGTGAACCGGTCAGGAGCGTCTTACGGGCAGAGGCCACGGGCGTCCTTCTTCGCGGAGGGCTGGTGTACCAGGTCTGCCAAAAAACCTAGTCGGGCCCGGCCCGCGCGCCCTCCTGCCCGCCGACGAAATCGGGCTACACCCTTTGGCCCACCCGGCCCCTCTGCTCAGTCGTCGGCCAGGCGGCGCCGCCGGAGCAGGAAGAGGATCGTCAGCAGGATGCCGAGGAGGATTACCGGGGCGCCGGCCATCAGCAGCCAGTTGGGACGCCAGCGCGGATCGACCTCGGCCCGGGCCTCGGTCCCGGCGGCCTGGGACGGGATCCGCCCCCGCGAGTCGACCTGCCCCGGGGAGACGAGCTGGCCGACGCGGGCGTTGGTGGGCAGCGCGAAGCCCCAGTCGAGGAGCGCGGCGCCCTGTTGCCAGCCGGCGAGCGGCTGCGACTCCGCGCCGAGCAGGGTGACCAGCAGGGTACGGCCGTTCCGCTCGGCCGCCCCGACGAAGCTGTGCCGGGCCAGATCGGTGAAGCCGGTCTTGCCGCCCAACGCGCCGGGATAGTTGTGCAGCAGTTTGTTGTCGTTCCAGATCGGGAAGCCCTTGGTGTTCCCCGCCGTCTGGGCCGGCACCTGCGCCATCCTCGTCGCGGCGTACCGCCGGAAGTCCTCGCGGGCGAAGCAGGCGCGGGCGATCAGCGCCAGGTCGTACGCGCTGGTGAACTGCCCCGGCCCGTCCAGCCCGGACGGCGTCGCGGCATGCGTCTGGTACGCCCCGAGCCGGCGGGCCTCGGCGTTCATCGCGGCGACACCGCCGGCCATCCCACCCGTCCCGCCACCGAGCCGGGCCAGTACGTTCGCCGCGTCGTTGCCGGAGTTGAGGATGAGTCCCAGCCACAGCGTCTCGACCGAGTACCGACCGCCCCGGACCAGCCCGACGGCCGAACTGCCCGGCTCGAAGTCGAGATCCGACTCGGTCACCTCGATCAGTTGTGCCGGATCGAGCCGTGGCATCACCGTCGCGGCGAGCAGGAGCTTCTGCACGCTCGCCGGTACGCCGTACTCGTGTGGGCCGCAGCCACCGAGCACCGCGCCGGTGGTCAGGTCCGTCACCAGCCACGACGTCGCGGTGATCTTCGGCGGTGTCGGTGCGCCGGCCGGAAGGACCAGCCCGGCGGTCGCCAGTTCCGGGCCACCGACCGTGCGGTGGGCCGGATTGAGCGGTGGCGGCGCGGGTCGGGTCGGTCGGGCCACCGGCGGGGTCGGCGCGGGACACGGTATCTCCGGCGCGGCCACCCGCACCGTCGTCGGCTGCCGTGCCATCGGGGCCTGTCTCGCGGCGGCGAACTGCCGCGTCGCCGCCGTCCCGGGAGCACCCGCCATCGTCACCGACGGCAGCACCAGCACGGCGCTGGCTACTCTGAGTACCAGCAACCCTCGGGTCATACTCCGGAGAGTAACCGTCGTCCCTCGTACGGGTGGCGGTTTGCCGTATCGGCCCCGACGGCCGCAGGCGGGGCGGCGGGAATGCTCCGGATCAGCGGCGCAGGCGGGCCCAGCCGAGAAACCGGCTGAACAGGGCAGCGGGGTCGGGCCCGGGCTCGGGATTCAACCGGTACAGGTCGGCGGTGGCGGCGAAGAGCGCCGAGCCGAGGTAGACGTGCAGGGCCACCCGATCGTGCCGGTACTCGGAGAGCAGCGTCAGCCGGGCGGTGGCACACGGCCACGGATGACCGCACCGCCGGCAGATCCAGAGCGGACGGATCGGCAGGTGCGATCCGGACGGGCGGTCCCTGGGCGGGTTCATCTCGACGCGTACCAGTGACGGGGTGGGGTCAGCTGCCAGCCGGGTCCCCGGTTCGTCGGACGCTTCCGGGGACGCTCGGGCGGCAGGTTCGAGGTGATCCGGGAATCCGGGTACGGCGGGACGAGTGGCGGTGGATTGAACCGGTCCCGGCACGGCCACCGGTCACCGCAGCGGCAGTGCCGCCACCAGGGGCGCCGCCAGTCGCGTCGGTGTTGTGGGGCGTACCGGAGGGGTTCGGGTCGGTGCCGGAACGGTGACCACATCGGACCATCGACCTCCTCCTGGCTGGGCTCTGGGTGGCGAAGAGCGTGGGTACCGAATCGGGTACCGGTGCCGCCGGACGCGTTTCCCGGTTCACAGTCTGGTGATCGAGCCACTACTGTCGGAAGTGCTCGCCGGGCGACCCGAGGCGTTGTCCGGAGTCGAGAAGTCCGAGGTAAGGAGCATGTCCGTGGCCGAGCCGTCGACCCTCGCGCTCTTCGCCGGAGAGCTACGCCGGTTCCGGGGCATCGCCGGGCTGTCCCAGGACGGGCTGGCACAGCGGATCAACTTCTCGTCGGCGCTGATCGCCAAGATCGAGCTGTGCCAGCGTCGACCGACCCGCGACTTCGCCAAGCGCTGCGACGCGGTGCTGGACACCGGCGGCCTGCTGGAACGCATTCAGGCCGTGCTCGGCCCCGGCCCGATGATGCCCTGGTTCCGGCAGTGGGCGGTGCTCGAACGGGAAGCGCTCGCATTGCGCTGCTTCGAGTTGACCGTGATCCCCGGTCTGTTGCAGACCGAGGCGTACGCCCGCGCGCTGCTCAGCGGCGGAAGGTTGTTCACGAACGCCGAGGTGGAGCAGCACGTCGCCACCCGGATGGCTCGTCAGGAGATTCTGACCGGGGAGACTCTGCCGCTGTTCACCGCCGTGATCGACGAACGGGTGCTGCGTCAGCCGGTCGGCGGCGCCGAGGTCATGGGCGATCAACTCCGGCACATCGCCAAGCTCTGCGCCGAGCAGCCCAGAATCCGGGTCCAGGTCGTCCCGACCTCGGTCGGGGCCTACGTCGGAGTGAACGGTCCCTTCGTGATCGCGACACTGTCC
The nucleotide sequence above comes from Plantactinospora soyae. Encoded proteins:
- a CDS encoding acetyl-CoA carboxylase biotin carboxylase subunit, whose translation is MIESLLVANRGEIARRIIRTARRLGVRTIAVYSEADADLPFVREADEAVCVGPANPAQSYRNPEAILAAAKSTNARAIHPGYGFLSENADFARTVEANGLIWVGPGADAITAMGDKINARNLMADAGVPVAPGTTDPAADVDAALAAAGTIGFPVMVKAAAGGGGMGMAVAADEAGLRTEYDKVRAFAERMFGDGSVLIERYFPRVRHVEVQILGLADGRVVALGERECSVQRRNQKLVEESPSPAVSAELRKRLLAAAVRAGEAVGYRNAGTVECLLDPATGEFFFLEMNTRLQVEHPVTELVYGVDLVEEQLRVAAGLAPGFDPDALTARGHAIELRINAEDPKRFLPGPGAVTAWTEPTGEGVRVDSGYALGTTVTPHYDSLMAKLIVYGADRSEAIARARTAVAGFEIAGPKCNLPFFSELFDNSEFLGGDYDTGIVGRMRAKK
- a CDS encoding acyl-CoA carboxylase subunit beta, with the protein product MALDGAAPGQHGGAELEQLGKRVRSGGAEKYHAANAAKGKLFARERIAMLVDEGSFVEDGMYANALADGLPADGVITGSARIDGRQVCLMANDSTVKAGSWGARTVEKIIRIIERAYAAGQPMVYLVDSAGARITDQVDLFPGRRGAGKIFWNQVRASGSIPQVCALFGPSAAGGAYIPAFCDVVAMVDGNASMYLGSDRMVEMVTGEKTTLEEMGGARVHCAESGVGHFLCKTEADALDVVRRYLSYLPANWTQPPPVAPSAAAPGNVDLAALVPASERQAFDMRRYVKGLLDADSFLEIQALWAKELTIGFGRLNGEVVGVVANNSMFKGGVLFVDSADKATRFVQLCDAFNVPLLFLSDVPGFMVGTAVEKQGIIRHGAKMITAISEATVPKICVVVRKAYGAGLYAMAGPGFEPDATIALPTAKIAVMGAEAAVNAVYANKIAAIADPDERAAFVAERRAAYEQDIDIVRLASELVVDAIVEPGDLRPELIQRFDAARGKDRQFSRRRHGVTPV
- a CDS encoding hydroxymethylglutaryl-CoA lyase; amino-acid sequence: MPSVVSIREVGPRDGLQNEDPVPTDGKVRLLDALSRTGVRRIEAVSFVHPKAIPQMADADEVWARASRASGVRYSALVPNSRGAQRALAAGFTEIEVVVSASDTHNRRNVNRSTAESLDDIAGLIDLLHSAGATAEVIVATSFGCPYEGDVDPARVAGIVDRVVADGADRVAFGDTTGMATPRRVRELVTAVRDRQPDIPVLLHFHNTRGTALANLLTALELGITEYDASVGGLGGCPYAPGASGNVATEEVVHMLHDMGIETGIDLDALLEAAALAEELVGRELPSGVLRAGPRSRLTAV
- a CDS encoding DUF1697 domain-containing protein, which encodes MTQYVALLRGINVGSGNRIGMADLRRIVTDLGHEDVKTYLQSGNVVFGAEPGAGKGGAPGPDRLATAIRKAVADELGVDVPVLVRSGAELAALAAENPYLKSERDETKLLVAFLAGAPATDKAAELTVPGTDTAEFTLAGREIYLHYPDGFGRTKFSNAYLEKQLGTVSTTRNWKTVRALAELAAD
- a CDS encoding acyl-CoA dehydrogenase family protein → MDFRLTDEYEALRSSVREFAREVVAPVIADHYEQHTFPYEIVAQMGKMGLFGLPFPEEHGGMGGDYFALCLALEELARIDSSVAITLEAAVSLGAMPIYRFGTDEQRARWLPKLLSGEALAGFGLTEPGTGSDAGGTATRAVLDGDEWVINGSKAFITNSGTDITALVTVTAVTGVNADGSKELSSIIVPSGTPGFTVAPGYSKVGWCASDTHELTFDDCRVPAENLLGQRGRGFAQFLRILDEGRIAIAALSVGLAQGCVDESIRYAKDRRAFGQPIGNFQAIQFKIADMERRAYTSRLAYYDAAARMLAGEDFKRQAAIAKLHSSECAVDNAREATQIHGGYGFMNEFPVGRFWRDSKILEIGEGTSEVQRMIIARDLGL
- a CDS encoding DUF5708 family protein, which codes for MASARKTLLTGSLTVVVGLALWLFGSDEEILVFTPSKVGVVMMVAGGLESLYGVYKSLLSNMSSPPGPH
- a CDS encoding TetR/AcrR family transcriptional regulator, with the protein product MGAEAGVPASGVRRRRSRRDEILEIAVGLFAARGYHGVSMDDIGSAAGVTGPALYHHFAGKEAMLAAALMPVSDGLLAGGRQRVADHPEHARAALESLIDFHVEFALANPAVIALHLHELDRLPEEPRRQIRRLQRLYVEEWVGVLTALHPKLSAGEARVLAHAAFGLMNSTPFLGGEVDRERRAALLRAATLAALLADPDD
- a CDS encoding snapalysin family zinc-dependent metalloprotease → MTSRISRLVVAFVATAGATLGVTIANPSPASAAMTICYNTSQAGSFAGVANQAASIWNNATSNLTLSANCGNNLRIYSITGGGSYAQRTSLGNGRVYIDTRQAAQYSPLRIMSHEIGHILGLPDNYNGNCSLLMSGGSAGTSCTNPNPSSAEASRVTNLFAGTRVSGEDARGTGSQVFPDSWPAVLAPIG